Proteins from a genomic interval of Yoonia sp. GPGPB17:
- a CDS encoding MurR/RpiR family transcriptional regulator has translation MTKPPFSGRALRAAEMAKSQGVYVVLITDTHSCPALKHAAVCFIVPTNSPHFYSSYVVTMFLVETLIGVLVSRSNSDARARIADVENANRVLAEVWDL, from the coding sequence GTGACGAAGCCACCGTTCTCGGGTCGCGCCTTACGCGCGGCGGAAATGGCAAAGTCCCAAGGCGTCTATGTTGTCCTGATCACCGATACTCATAGCTGCCCCGCGCTAAAACATGCGGCGGTGTGTTTTATTGTGCCGACAAACAGTCCACACTTCTATTCGTCATACGTCGTGACAATGTTTCTTGTTGAAACCCTGATTGGGGTCTTGGTCAGCCGATCCAATTCGGATGCGCGGGCCAGGATCGCTGACGTTGAGAATGCAAACAGGGTCCTGGCGGAAGTCTGGGATCTTTAA
- a CDS encoding MurR/RpiR family transcriptional regulator has protein sequence MNAKFEARLQKRYGDLSGSLQSAADFITENPIDAATRPLRHVSGESGISPAAFSRLARALDYEDFAELREELRVKISDRVNRFADRAEQLHHDHSAQNAHFIDAHLAACQSNLQTLVRDIDRDALDVAVDRISVARKVLLLGALGSTGVVEYLSYLANFCAENWMMASRMGASLGGGLPDLMSATF, from the coding sequence TTGAACGCAAAGTTCGAAGCACGGCTGCAAAAACGATATGGTGACCTCAGCGGGTCGCTTCAGTCGGCTGCAGATTTCATTACCGAAAACCCAATCGATGCAGCAACACGCCCACTCCGTCATGTGTCAGGCGAAAGCGGCATTTCACCGGCCGCGTTTTCCCGCCTTGCGCGGGCGCTTGATTACGAAGATTTTGCTGAACTGCGTGAAGAGTTACGGGTGAAAATATCAGACCGCGTTAACCGATTTGCGGATCGCGCTGAACAACTACACCACGATCACAGCGCGCAGAACGCGCATTTTATTGATGCCCATCTTGCTGCGTGCCAATCAAACCTTCAAACGCTTGTACGCGACATTGATCGAGACGCACTTGATGTTGCAGTTGATCGCATTTCTGTCGCACGAAAGGTCCTATTGCTGGGCGCACTTGGGTCGACCGGCGTCGTCGAATATTTGTCATACCTCGCGAACTTCTGCGCCGAAAACTGGATGATGGCGTCCAGAATGGGCGCGTCGTTGGGTGGGGGCTTGCCGGACTTGATGAGCGCGACGTTCTGA
- a CDS encoding TRAP transporter permease, translating into MTKSENRALSEEELQELVAASDSGARSPSGAVGKMIAITALLWSVFQVLLASPVGPYILPGDLINNSRQIHLAFAIFLSAMAYPLFKNSPRDHIPWYDWILGVGGAFLALYGYFFYDKIVGNGGLADTADAYFGLAGLIFLFIAAYRTLGPVMVVLAVVFLGYVFFGSSEVVPDQIRWAGASLRKAMSHMWITSEGVFGIALGVSTRFVFLFVLFGALLDKAGAGNYFIKMAFGALGHLRGGPAKAAVVGSAATGLISGSSIANVVTTGTFTIPLMKRVGFSAEKAGSVEVASSVNGQIMPPVMGAAAFLMVEYVGISYVEVITHAFLPAIISYIALVYIVHLEAVKNNMPTIGNKVVNLFNTVLGMFGFFAGFALLCYATQYPVAAVVSLFPEGSGWILAALLGLVYIALVYLAAQTDDLEPDDPNAEVVELPDLAKIYKSGLYYLLPIIVLVYFLMIERKSPGLSAFWATFLLFGILITQKTLKAMFRGEANAVGRLYDGCVDLVEGMIDGARNMIGIGLATATAGIIVGTVSLTGIGQVMADFVEFLSGGNLILMLVFVAILSLILGMGLPTTANYIVVSSLMVAVVVELGAQNGLIVPLIAVHLFVFYFGIMADVTPPVGLASFAAAAVSGGDAIRTGFTAFFYSLRTVALPFVFIFNTDLLLIDVTWAQGIVVFITATIGILVFTAATMGWFLTKNRIWETLAMLLIAFALFRPGFFMNQIQPPFEEIAPAAFTEALANAEPGSTLRTIISGPDFDTFEMKDVTVPLTVPDVDGGDARLDALGIILVPDDDVQQMDEPGFGTDLSDTLSSFDFYGDEPVAITGVQVASNQMPKELIWIPALLLLALIAYLQKGRAAPAVREGEMA; encoded by the coding sequence ATGACCAAATCAGAGAACCGCGCGCTCAGCGAGGAAGAGCTTCAGGAACTGGTCGCGGCAAGTGACAGCGGCGCACGCAGCCCAAGTGGGGCCGTGGGGAAGATGATCGCGATCACCGCGCTGTTATGGTCCGTCTTTCAGGTGCTTCTCGCCTCGCCGGTCGGTCCTTACATCCTGCCCGGTGATCTGATCAATAACTCCCGCCAAATCCATCTCGCCTTTGCGATTTTTCTCTCTGCGATGGCCTATCCTTTATTCAAGAACAGCCCGCGTGACCATATTCCGTGGTATGACTGGATTTTGGGCGTCGGTGGTGCGTTTCTGGCACTTTATGGATACTTTTTTTACGACAAGATTGTCGGCAATGGCGGCCTCGCTGATACTGCGGACGCCTATTTCGGCCTTGCCGGTTTGATCTTCCTCTTTATCGCGGCCTACAGAACGCTTGGGCCCGTCATGGTGGTTCTGGCTGTTGTGTTCCTGGGCTACGTCTTTTTCGGATCATCCGAGGTTGTGCCAGACCAAATCCGCTGGGCCGGGGCAAGCCTGCGCAAAGCGATGAGCCATATGTGGATCACATCTGAAGGTGTGTTCGGGATCGCGCTTGGCGTTTCCACACGGTTCGTATTCCTGTTTGTTCTGTTTGGGGCCTTGCTGGATAAGGCTGGCGCTGGGAACTACTTTATCAAAATGGCATTCGGCGCGCTTGGGCACTTGCGTGGCGGACCTGCGAAAGCCGCCGTTGTTGGCTCTGCCGCGACCGGTCTGATCTCGGGATCTTCGATTGCCAATGTGGTGACAACAGGCACGTTCACCATTCCGCTGATGAAACGTGTGGGGTTTAGCGCGGAAAAGGCAGGTTCGGTCGAGGTGGCGTCATCCGTCAACGGCCAAATCATGCCCCCGGTCATGGGTGCTGCGGCGTTCCTGATGGTGGAATATGTCGGCATTTCCTATGTCGAGGTGATTACCCACGCCTTCTTGCCCGCGATTATTTCTTACATCGCTCTGGTCTATATCGTTCACCTCGAAGCGGTGAAAAACAACATGCCAACTATCGGCAACAAGGTTGTGAACCTGTTCAACACGGTCCTTGGGATGTTTGGCTTCTTCGCCGGTTTTGCTTTGCTATGCTATGCAACGCAATATCCGGTGGCGGCCGTCGTGTCGCTGTTCCCGGAAGGCTCCGGTTGGATTCTCGCAGCACTTCTCGGGTTGGTCTATATTGCACTGGTCTATTTGGCCGCGCAGACAGACGACCTGGAACCAGATGATCCAAATGCAGAGGTCGTGGAGCTTCCCGACCTTGCAAAGATCTACAAGTCTGGCCTCTACTATCTGCTGCCAATCATCGTTCTGGTCTATTTCCTGATGATTGAACGCAAGTCACCTGGTCTGTCGGCGTTTTGGGCAACCTTCCTGCTATTTGGCATCTTGATCACGCAAAAGACGCTCAAGGCGATGTTTCGTGGCGAAGCAAACGCTGTTGGACGCCTCTATGACGGGTGTGTTGATCTGGTCGAAGGCATGATCGACGGTGCGCGCAACATGATCGGTATTGGCCTTGCGACGGCGACAGCAGGTATCATCGTGGGCACGGTGTCGCTCACGGGTATCGGCCAAGTTATGGCTGACTTCGTGGAATTCCTGTCAGGTGGCAACCTGATCCTGATGCTGGTCTTTGTGGCGATCCTGTCACTGATCCTTGGGATGGGTTTGCCAACGACGGCGAACTACATCGTCGTGTCGTCGCTGATGGTCGCTGTGGTTGTCGAGCTAGGCGCGCAAAACGGCCTGATCGTTCCATTGATCGCGGTTCACCTGTTTGTTTTCTACTTCGGGATCATGGCGGATGTGACGCCACCGGTAGGACTTGCCAGTTTTGCGGCGGCCGCTGTCTCGGGCGGTGACGCGATCCGGACCGGATTTACCGCGTTTTTCTACAGCTTGCGGACCGTTGCCCTGCCCTTTGTGTTTATCTTCAACACCGATCTGCTGCTGATCGATGTGACATGGGCCCAGGGCATCGTGGTCTTCATCACGGCAACGATAGGCATTTTGGTGTTTACGGCTGCCACGATGGGCTGGTTCCTGACCAAGAACCGGATTTGGGAAACGCTCGCCATGCTGCTTATCGCATTTGCGCTGTTCCGCCCTGGCTTTTTTATGAACCAAATCCAACCGCCGTTTGAAGAAATCGCACCCGCTGCATTTACAGAGGCATTGGCGAACGCGGAACCCGGCAGCACTTTGCGGACAATTATCTCCGGACCCGACTTTGACACCTTCGAAATGAAGGATGTGACTGTTCCCTTGACCGTGCCTGATGTTGATGGCGGCGATGCGCGGCTTGACGCTCTGGGCATTATTCTGGTGCCAGATGACGATGTTCAACAAATGGACGAGCCCGGGTTCGGTACCGACTTGTCAGATACTTTGTCGTCGTTTGATTTCTATGGAGACGAGCCTGTTGCGATCACCGGTGTTCAAGTCGCATCCAATCAAATGCCCAAAGAACTGATCTGGATCCCTGCGTTGCTGTTGCTGGCTTTGATCGCTTACTTGCAAAAAGGGCGCGCAGCACCCGCCGTTCGAGAAGGAGAGATGGCATGA
- a CDS encoding TAXI family TRAP transporter solute-binding subunit encodes MFNKIKMTAMAAAATVVMTPTAYAEEFITIGTGGVTGVYYPTGGAICRLVNQGRRDHGIRCSVESTGGSVYNINTIREGELEFGVAQSDWQYHAYNGTSRFEENGAFDDLRAVFSVHPEPFTVVARADSGITSIEDLAGKRVNIGNPGSGQRGTMEVLMAALGWTTDDFALATELKAAEQSAALCDNQIDAMVYTVGHPSGSISEATTACDSVLVEVSGEAVDQLIADNSFYRSATIPGGMYRGNDNDVTTFGVGATFVSSASVSEDVVYTLVKSVFDNIDDFKGLHPAFANLEPADMASAGLSAPLHDGAAKYYKEAGLIE; translated from the coding sequence ATGTTCAATAAAATCAAGATGACAGCAATGGCCGCGGCCGCCACCGTCGTGATGACCCCAACCGCTTATGCGGAAGAGTTCATCACGATCGGGACAGGCGGTGTGACGGGCGTTTACTATCCAACGGGCGGCGCGATTTGCCGTCTGGTAAACCAGGGTCGCCGCGATCACGGCATTCGCTGTTCCGTCGAATCCACGGGCGGTTCCGTGTACAACATCAACACCATTCGCGAAGGCGAATTGGAGTTTGGTGTCGCCCAATCTGACTGGCAATACCATGCATATAACGGCACGTCCCGCTTTGAAGAGAATGGCGCATTTGACGATCTGCGCGCCGTCTTCTCTGTGCACCCAGAACCCTTTACCGTCGTTGCCCGTGCGGATTCAGGCATCACTAGCATTGAAGATCTTGCCGGCAAGCGTGTGAACATTGGCAACCCCGGGTCTGGTCAGCGCGGCACAATGGAAGTGCTGATGGCGGCCCTCGGTTGGACAACCGATGATTTCGCTCTGGCGACTGAGCTGAAAGCCGCAGAGCAGTCTGCCGCACTTTGCGACAACCAGATTGACGCGATGGTCTACACTGTCGGTCACCCTTCCGGTTCGATTTCTGAGGCCACAACAGCTTGCGATTCCGTTCTGGTCGAAGTTTCCGGCGAAGCTGTTGATCAGCTGATCGCTGACAACTCGTTCTACCGCTCGGCGACAATTCCCGGTGGCATGTACCGCGGAAACGACAATGACGTCACAACATTCGGTGTTGGTGCGACATTCGTAAGCTCTGCATCTGTCTCTGAAGATGTGGTTTACACGCTTGTCAAATCTGTCTTTGACAACATCGACGACTTCAAAGGTCTGCACCCTGCATTTGCAAACCTTGAGCCAGCAGACATGGCATCCGCTGGCCTGTCCGCACCACTGCATGATGGTGCTGCCAAATACTATAAAGAAGCTGGCCTGATAGAATAA
- a CDS encoding acyltransferase family protein yields MEHKYRPEVDGLRAIAVSAVIVSHMGDPFSHYLRGGFIGVDVFFIISGFLITGILYREMNADSFTFRNFYERRAWRILPALILVTLVSIPFAWTLMSPEQLTEFGASLIGIGLFASNIYFWLTSGYFAPAAEELPMIHTWSLAVEEQFYVLFPLLFLFCGDARK; encoded by the coding sequence ATGGAGCACAAGTACCGGCCAGAGGTCGATGGACTTCGCGCAATTGCCGTAAGTGCCGTGATCGTGTCCCACATGGGGGACCCATTTTCGCACTATCTTAGGGGTGGTTTTATCGGCGTTGACGTCTTTTTCATCATTTCCGGCTTTCTGATCACAGGTATTCTTTATCGCGAAATGAATGCCGACAGTTTTACCTTTCGCAACTTCTATGAACGTCGGGCTTGGCGCATTTTACCGGCGCTGATCCTTGTCACGCTTGTATCTATTCCCTTTGCATGGACGTTGATGTCACCCGAACAGCTCACCGAATTTGGTGCAAGTCTGATTGGTATCGGCCTTTTCGCCTCAAACATTTATTTTTGGCTGACTTCTGGGTATTTCGCCCCCGCTGCCGAAGAGCTGCCGATGATCCACACATGGTCCCTGGCGGTCGAGGAACAATTCTATGTCCTGTTTCCGCTTTTGTTTCTGTTTTGTGGCGACGCAAGAAAATAG
- a CDS encoding aspartate aminotransferase family protein produces the protein MSKVFPRHTQAVLPTAHKGDGIYIIDSEGKYYLDGSGGAAVSCLGHSDPDVISAIKTQLDSLDFAHTGFLTSAPAEALAAKLIAHAPEGIDRVYLVSGGSEAVEAALKLARQYMIEIGQPERTRFISRRQSYHGNTLGALGTGGNAWRREPFDPVMVSASHINACFEYRGRADDETPYDFGQRVANELEEELLRVGPETVIGFLAEPVVGATAGAVPAVEGYFRRIRQICDQYGILLILDEVMCGMGRTGTFFACEQDDVRPDIITIAKGLGAGYQPIGAMLCSGGIYSAIENGSGFFQHGHTYLGHPVACAAAHAVVTKLTDGGMTARAAQIGAYFGAALSEAFGQHPHVGDIRGRGMFRGLEFVADRETKAPFDSDRKLAARLKTKAMENGLICYPMGGTIDGQNGDHVLLAPPFICTESQIDELVDKLQKSVEGVI, from the coding sequence ATGTCAAAGGTCTTTCCGCGTCACACACAGGCCGTGTTACCGACCGCCCATAAAGGTGACGGGATATATATCATTGATAGTGAGGGAAAATATTACCTTGATGGCTCGGGTGGTGCTGCTGTTTCGTGCCTTGGCCATAGCGATCCAGACGTCATCTCAGCCATCAAAACACAACTTGATTCTCTGGATTTTGCACACACTGGTTTCCTGACATCGGCCCCGGCTGAAGCTTTGGCAGCGAAACTGATCGCCCATGCGCCAGAAGGAATCGACCGCGTCTATTTGGTTTCTGGTGGGTCAGAGGCCGTCGAGGCCGCACTGAAACTTGCCCGCCAGTATATGATTGAAATTGGCCAGCCCGAACGCACGCGGTTCATTTCTCGCCGCCAAAGCTATCATGGAAATACTCTGGGTGCTTTGGGCACAGGTGGCAATGCGTGGCGGCGAGAACCCTTTGATCCAGTGATGGTATCGGCCAGTCACATCAACGCGTGCTTCGAATATCGGGGCCGCGCCGATGATGAAACCCCTTACGACTTTGGTCAGCGCGTCGCCAATGAACTCGAAGAAGAATTGTTGCGTGTCGGCCCCGAAACTGTGATCGGATTTCTTGCTGAACCGGTGGTTGGTGCCACGGCAGGTGCTGTTCCGGCGGTTGAAGGCTACTTCAGACGCATTCGCCAGATTTGCGACCAATACGGCATTCTGTTGATCCTCGATGAGGTCATGTGCGGGATGGGCCGCACTGGCACATTTTTTGCGTGCGAGCAGGACGACGTTCGCCCGGATATCATCACGATCGCCAAAGGGCTTGGTGCCGGGTATCAGCCGATTGGGGCCATGTTGTGTAGCGGTGGCATCTATAGCGCGATTGAGAATGGCAGTGGGTTTTTCCAACATGGGCACACCTATCTTGGTCATCCCGTTGCATGCGCCGCCGCGCATGCGGTTGTGACGAAACTGACCGATGGTGGCATGACAGCCCGAGCAGCGCAGATTGGTGCGTACTTTGGCGCGGCGTTGTCAGAAGCCTTCGGGCAACACCCGCACGTGGGTGACATCCGTGGGCGCGGCATGTTCCGCGGGCTTGAATTTGTGGCCGACAGAGAAACGAAGGCGCCGTTTGACTCGGACAGGAAACTGGCGGCGCGCTTGAAGACAAAAGCAATGGAGAATGGTTTGATCTGTTACCCGATGGGCGGGACAATCGATGGCCAAAATGGCGACCATGTGCTGCTGGCGCCGCCTTTTATCTGCACTGAAAGCCAAATTGATGAGTTGGTCGACAAGCTTCAAAAAAGTGTAGAGGGCGTGATTTGA
- a CDS encoding error-prone DNA polymerase has translation MPEMDNQRPRRTIEDDGFRRNPKAAFVELGVTTCFSFLRGASDAVDLATTANRLGYDKLGCADLNTMAGVVRLHAEASKAQIVPVIGCRLQLVSGEEFLAYPCDRAAYGRLCTLLSKGKMQNLDGAWQDKGTCHITLDDLARYSDGVQLIVVPRVDVDSFASGLHRLKNALPTLKHIAASYLYRGDDRARINRLDNLAKTHGMSILATNDVHYHAPERRPLQDVMTCILHKTTIQKAGFLLDANAERHLKSPTQMAQLFAEWPHAIKATRDIADACQFTLTELAYEYPKETVPEGRTPQGYLEELTWQGAAQRYPNGVPETLKVTLNRELALIGKLDIAQYFLTIQQVVNYARYESKPPILCQGRGSAANSAVCYVLGITAVDPDKNDLLFERFISEERKEPPDIDVDFEHERREEVIQHIYEKYGRDRAALCATVIHYRPRMAVREVGKVMGLSEDVTAALAKTIWGSWGRTVGMKEAEEAGIDLKDPLMARTIKLADQMIGMPRHLGQHVGGFILTEKKLIETVPIGNGAMPDRTFIEWDKDDIDELRILKVDVLALGMLTCIRKAFDLIEAHYGEKLTLADIKGGDEATYDMLCKGDSVGVFQVESRAQMNMLPRLKPREFYDLVIQVAIVRPGPIQGDMVHPYLRRRNGLEPEDYPSPAPPHDPDELRNVLSRTKGVPIFQEQAMKLAMVAAEFSPDEANQLRKAMATFRSKGTIGELEDKMVSRMIKRGYDPEFAHRCFNQIKGFGDYGFPESHAASFAHLVYVSSWIKCHYPGVFCVALLNSQPMGFYAPAQIVRDAREHDVEVRPADINYSDWDNTLEPLGNGQFAVRLGLRQVDGVAQEKAARVMMARDMPYIDIQDLKERSLIDAGTVQKLSAADAFRSIALDRRQALWDARALRDAPDLPLFAETRDEGPEVAFPLPQMPICEHVVADYQTLRLSLKAHPMSFLRKSMTRQGYNPAADLAPMRNGQRISLAGIVLIRQRPGSAKGVCFITLEDETGVANIVVWPKVMVAFRKVIMGARLIDVSGVVQKDKDSQVIHIVAHRLTDRSDALLGLSNDHMDVPLAHTDEVKKPIPPHVQRHPRDVRIIPKSRDFH, from the coding sequence ATGCCTGAGATGGACAATCAACGCCCGCGCCGCACGATTGAAGATGACGGGTTTCGCAGGAACCCAAAGGCAGCTTTTGTCGAGCTGGGTGTGACCACGTGTTTTTCTTTTCTGCGTGGTGCCTCTGATGCCGTGGACCTTGCAACGACAGCCAATAGGCTTGGATATGACAAGCTTGGCTGTGCGGACCTCAATACAATGGCCGGGGTTGTACGATTACATGCCGAAGCGAGCAAAGCGCAGATAGTCCCTGTCATTGGGTGTCGCCTGCAACTCGTCTCTGGTGAAGAATTTCTGGCTTACCCATGCGATCGCGCTGCCTATGGGCGGTTATGTACATTGCTCTCTAAAGGAAAAATGCAGAACCTTGACGGGGCATGGCAGGACAAGGGCACCTGCCACATCACATTAGATGATCTTGCGCGATACAGTGATGGTGTACAGTTAATTGTCGTTCCACGTGTCGATGTAGACAGCTTTGCATCTGGATTACATCGCCTAAAAAACGCACTCCCAACACTTAAACATATTGCAGCCAGTTATCTTTATCGTGGGGATGATCGTGCGCGCATCAACAGGCTCGACAATCTTGCCAAGACACATGGCATGTCCATCCTTGCGACCAATGATGTCCATTACCATGCGCCGGAGCGTCGGCCATTACAGGATGTGATGACTTGCATCTTACACAAGACAACCATTCAAAAAGCTGGGTTTTTGCTGGATGCTAATGCGGAACGTCATTTGAAATCCCCCACTCAAATGGCACAACTTTTTGCCGAATGGCCCCATGCGATCAAGGCCACCCGTGACATAGCGGATGCCTGTCAATTTACTTTGACAGAACTGGCCTATGAATATCCCAAAGAAACAGTGCCAGAGGGGCGCACGCCGCAAGGTTATCTGGAAGAACTGACATGGCAAGGGGCCGCACAGCGATATCCAAATGGTGTGCCAGAAACACTAAAAGTCACTCTTAACAGAGAACTTGCACTGATTGGGAAGCTGGATATCGCCCAGTACTTTTTAACGATCCAGCAGGTTGTGAATTACGCGCGCTATGAATCCAAACCGCCAATCTTGTGTCAGGGGCGCGGGTCAGCGGCCAATTCTGCGGTTTGCTATGTGCTGGGAATTACGGCGGTTGATCCTGATAAGAACGATCTGTTGTTTGAGCGCTTCATCAGTGAAGAACGCAAAGAGCCGCCGGATATTGATGTCGATTTCGAACATGAACGGCGTGAAGAAGTCATCCAGCATATTTACGAGAAGTATGGGCGCGACCGGGCCGCGCTTTGTGCAACTGTCATCCATTACCGCCCGCGTATGGCCGTACGTGAGGTTGGCAAGGTCATGGGATTATCTGAGGATGTAACTGCCGCCCTCGCCAAGACAATCTGGGGGTCATGGGGGCGCACCGTCGGGATGAAAGAGGCCGAAGAAGCGGGTATTGATCTTAAAGACCCACTGATGGCGCGCACGATCAAACTGGCTGACCAGATGATTGGCATGCCACGACATCTTGGGCAGCATGTTGGCGGGTTCATCCTGACAGAAAAGAAACTGATCGAGACCGTGCCAATTGGCAACGGCGCAATGCCGGATCGCACATTCATCGAATGGGACAAGGACGATATTGATGAATTGCGTATCCTCAAGGTCGATGTGCTGGCCTTGGGGATGCTGACCTGTATCCGTAAAGCCTTTGATCTGATTGAAGCGCATTATGGGGAAAAGTTGACGCTCGCAGATATCAAAGGTGGTGATGAAGCAACCTACGACATGCTCTGCAAAGGCGACAGTGTCGGTGTGTTTCAGGTCGAAAGCCGTGCACAGATGAATATGCTCCCGCGCCTGAAACCACGAGAATTTTATGATCTGGTCATTCAGGTTGCCATTGTGCGCCCTGGCCCGATCCAAGGGGATATGGTGCACCCCTATCTGCGGCGACGGAACGGGCTAGAACCAGAGGATTACCCATCGCCCGCGCCGCCGCATGACCCTGATGAATTGCGCAATGTGCTGTCTCGTACCAAGGGTGTGCCCATCTTTCAGGAACAAGCTATGAAGCTGGCGATGGTTGCCGCAGAGTTCAGCCCAGATGAGGCGAACCAACTGCGCAAGGCAATGGCTACATTCAGGTCCAAGGGCACTATTGGCGAACTTGAAGACAAAATGGTCAGCCGCATGATCAAGCGCGGCTATGATCCTGAGTTTGCGCATCGCTGTTTCAACCAGATCAAAGGCTTTGGTGATTACGGGTTCCCCGAAAGCCATGCAGCGAGCTTTGCGCATCTGGTCTATGTTTCAAGCTGGATCAAATGCCATTATCCTGGTGTGTTTTGTGTGGCGTTACTGAATTCCCAGCCGATGGGGTTTTACGCCCCCGCCCAGATTGTGCGGGATGCAAGGGAACATGACGTTGAAGTGCGTCCAGCCGATATCAATTACAGCGATTGGGATAATACACTTGAGCCATTAGGGAACGGGCAATTCGCGGTGCGTTTGGGACTGCGGCAGGTTGATGGTGTTGCACAGGAAAAAGCCGCGCGGGTTATGATGGCTCGCGACATGCCTTATATTGACATCCAAGACCTCAAAGAGCGTAGTTTGATTGATGCGGGCACAGTGCAGAAACTCTCTGCGGCAGATGCGTTTCGCTCTATAGCCCTTGACCGTCGTCAGGCGCTTTGGGATGCGCGAGCGTTGCGCGACGCACCCGATTTGCCGCTTTTTGCGGAAACACGGGATGAGGGGCCAGAGGTGGCATTCCCTTTGCCGCAAATGCCCATATGCGAACATGTGGTGGCAGATTACCAAACACTTCGGCTGTCGCTCAAGGCGCACCCGATGTCATTCCTGCGCAAAAGCATGACACGGCAAGGTTATAATCCTGCCGCTGACCTCGCCCCAATGCGTAATGGGCAACGAATCTCTCTGGCAGGGATTGTGTTGATCCGGCAGAGACCGGGCAGTGCGAAAGGCGTGTGTTTCATCACGCTTGAGGATGAAACAGGGGTTGCCAATATCGTGGTCTGGCCGAAAGTCATGGTCGCGTTTCGAAAAGTGATCATGGGCGCGAGATTGATCGACGTTTCAGGCGTTGTGCAAAAGGATAAAGACAGTCAGGTCATCCATATTGTCGCACATCGTTTGACGGATCGCAGCGATGCGCTTTTAGGATTGTCAAATGATCATATGGATGTCCCGCTTGCACATACAGATGAAGTGAAAAAACCCATCCCGCCCCATGTCCAAAGGCATCCACGTGATGTCAGGATCATTCCGAAGTCTCGGGACTTTCATTGA
- a CDS encoding universal stress protein, with amino-acid sequence MIKTILCAVDITRPDEDANVLKAAKKLADMDGAQLDVITVVPDFGASVVGAYFQDHHVKSAQDGAAAALSEMAEQAIGKDANLAVRHIVSIGSVYEEVLKTAKLSKADLIVIGAHKPDFKDYLLGPNAARVVRHSECSVYVVR; translated from the coding sequence ATGATCAAAACGATCTTATGTGCGGTTGATATTACCCGTCCTGACGAAGATGCGAATGTGCTTAAGGCCGCAAAAAAGCTCGCCGATATGGACGGTGCGCAACTTGATGTCATTACCGTTGTTCCCGACTTTGGGGCGTCAGTGGTTGGTGCTTACTTCCAAGATCACCATGTCAAATCTGCGCAAGACGGTGCAGCCGCCGCTCTAAGTGAGATGGCGGAACAGGCGATTGGCAAAGATGCGAACCTGGCGGTTCGGCATATCGTTTCTATTGGCTCAGTGTATGAGGAAGTTCTTAAGACAGCGAAACTGTCAAAAGCTGATCTGATTGTGATTGGGGCACATAAGCCAGACTTTAAGGATTATCTTCTCGGCCCGAATGCGGCACGTGTCGTACGCCATTCTGAATGTTCGGTATACGTGGTCAGATAG
- a CDS encoding 3-keto-5-aminohexanoate cleavage protein: MVAPNGARLLKTDHPEVPLTQAEIVECAKACFLAGADGIHAHIRDDAGRHLLNVESYRKLLLALQDAVPEMAVQITTEAVGIYDVDVQMDVALRSGATMVSAAVREICRAGTQTAASFYNKCADQGIAIQHILYDKTDCALLESIVSRSTLMDPSLQILFVLGRHSPTSTADPADLAPFLRWLTEREINPDWAVCAFGTTETECLSKAFALGGKCRVGFENSRILSSGSVAKDNAQKVADLKEALLSTV; this comes from the coding sequence ATGGTTGCCCCAAATGGTGCGCGACTTCTTAAGACTGATCACCCCGAGGTTCCTTTAACGCAAGCGGAAATCGTCGAATGTGCAAAGGCGTGTTTTTTGGCCGGAGCAGATGGGATTCATGCGCATATCCGTGATGATGCGGGGCGGCATCTTTTGAATGTTGAATCGTATCGAAAGTTGTTGCTTGCACTCCAAGATGCGGTGCCAGAAATGGCGGTTCAGATCACAACAGAGGCGGTCGGCATCTACGACGTTGATGTGCAAATGGATGTTGCTCTGCGATCTGGTGCGACCATGGTATCAGCTGCGGTACGTGAAATTTGCCGCGCTGGAACACAAACGGCAGCATCGTTCTACAACAAATGCGCTGACCAGGGAATCGCGATCCAGCATATATTGTATGACAAGACCGATTGCGCGCTGCTGGAAAGCATAGTGTCGCGCAGCACATTGATGGATCCTTCGCTGCAAATCCTGTTTGTTTTAGGGCGGCACAGCCCAACCTCAACCGCCGATCCCGCCGACCTTGCGCCATTTTTGCGTTGGTTGACAGAACGAGAGATCAATCCAGATTGGGCTGTGTGTGCATTCGGAACGACGGAAACTGAGTGCCTATCAAAGGCTTTCGCGCTGGGGGGAAAGTGTCGGGTTGGTTTCGAGAATTCGCGGATACTCAGCTCCGGTTCTGTTGCGAAGGATAACGCGCAGAAAGTTGCGGATCTGAAGGAAGCACTGCTTTCTACGGTGTGA